From one Eucalyptus grandis isolate ANBG69807.140 chromosome 9, ASM1654582v1, whole genome shotgun sequence genomic stretch:
- the LOC120286000 gene encoding BTB/POZ domain-containing protein At4g08455-like yields the protein MEPLNEQSIGCEDNDSWTKSLVCDSCGKRDGPSKPWVCRDCLEEINPKIEELQVKKEFLILPNEPDELFADFKLIVKDEDGSEGPPIACHKKIPVDRSPVFDAMLRYSSESKTGTVIIEEVSYEAVKLFVQYLYKGKESLADQLDHELARKLFLLADRYQVMHLKDYFEEFIVSNLTWHNSALQMHIAAYKVLFRGFA from the exons ATGGAGCCGCTGAACGAACAGAGCATCGGGTGCGAGGACAACGACTCCTGGACGAAGTCACTGGTCTGCGATTCCTGCGGTAAGCGGGATGGCCCGAGCAAGCCCTGGGTTTGTCGTGATTGCTTGGAGGAGATCAATCCAAAGATAGAAGAGCTGCAGGTCAAGAAGGAATTCTTGATTTTGCCCAATGAACCCGATGAACTGTTCGCTGATTTCAAGTTGATCGTCAAGGACGAGGACGGTTCCGAGGGGCCTCCGATCGCATGTCACAAGAAAATCCCG GTTGACCGCTCGCCAGTTTTCGATGCCATGTTGAGGTATTCATCAGAGAGCAAGACTGGCACAGTTATTATAGAGGAAGTCTCGTATGAGGCTGTCAAACTCTTTGTTCAATACCTTTACAAAGGTAAAGAATCCCTTGCTGATCAACTTGATCATGAACTAGCTAGGAAGCTATTTTTGTTAGCCGATAGGTACCAAGTGATGCATCTGAAGGATTATTTTGAGGAATTCATAGTGTCTAATCTGACATGGCACAACTCAGCATTACAGATGCATATTGCTGCCTACAAGGTTTTATTTAGGGGCTTTGCATAA